In uncultured Desulfovibrio sp., the sequence GGTGTAGATCAGGCCGTGGTAGGATGCGTCAGGCTGGACAAACTCGGCAAAGCGCGGGGAAGCGGCCCAGTCAAAGTTGCCGCTGTCCACAATCACGCCCCCCATCTGCACGGCGTGCCCGTCCATATACTTGGTGGTGGAATGGGTCACGATATCCGCCCCGAAGTCAAAGGGCCGGCAGAGCACAGGCGTGGCAAAGGTATTGTCCACCACCAGGGGCAGCCCGTGGGCATGGGCAATACGGGCCAGCCGTTCAATATCCAGCACATCCATGGAAGGATTGGCCAGGGTCTCGCCGAAGATGGCCCGCGTTTCCGGCCGGATGGCAGCGGCTATGGTGGCGTCATCGGCATGCTGATCCACAAAGGTGACCTCGATGCCCATGCGGCGCAGGGTCACGGCAAAGAGGTTGAAGGTGCCGCCATAGATGCTGCTGGTGCTGACCACATGGTCGCCGCAGGCTGCCACATTGAGAATGGCAAGCAGATTAGCAGCCTGACCGGACGAGGTGCACAGGGCGCCCACGCCGCCTTCCAGCGCGGCAATCTTGCGTTCCACGGCATCCACGGTGGGATTGCCGAGACGGGTGTAGAAGAAGCCCTCGACCTCAAGGTCAAAAAGCTTGCTGACCTCGGCGGTGGACGCATAGGTAAAGGTGGTGCTTTGCGTAATGGGCAGGACGCGGGCCTGGCCGTTGGCCGGCGTGTAACCGGCATAGAGACACTGGCTTTCTTGTTTCATATCAACCTCATGCGGCAAAAAAATGAGCTGAGGGCGCATCTTACGTCAGTCGCCGGTGCAACGCAACGGGCAAAAACCTTGTGAAAGTTTGTCCGCACCACAACAAACCGCCGGTAGCTATTGACCTATCTTTTCCACAAGGGTAGTGTCAGGTAATCCAGAGAAGCGGCCATCGCCGTGCGCATGTGCGCACCGGCAGGAGCCGCAGGGTGCGTGCAGGCCGTTTGCCCCAGCTGCGCACCGGATTC encodes:
- a CDS encoding O-acetylhomoserine aminocarboxypropyltransferase/cysteine synthase family protein, whose translation is MKQESQCLYAGYTPANGQARVLPITQSTTFTYASTAEVSKLFDLEVEGFFYTRLGNPTVDAVERKIAALEGGVGALCTSSGQAANLLAILNVAACGDHVVSTSSIYGGTFNLFAVTLRRMGIEVTFVDQHADDATIAAAIRPETRAIFGETLANPSMDVLDIERLARIAHAHGLPLVVDNTFATPVLCRPFDFGADIVTHSTTKYMDGHAVQMGGVIVDSGNFDWAASPRFAEFVQPDASYHGLIYTQAFGKAAYIVKARVQLMRDLGCCQTPQGAFYINLGLETLPLRMRKHCENALAVARWLEGRPEVESVLYPGLESSPCHALACKYLPQGSSGVVSFSLRGGRDAGARFIDSLNMISLQVHVADIRSCVLHPASSTHRQLSDEQLVAAGITPGMVRLSVGVENLEDILTDLAQALDRA